A region from the Rhodocyclaceae bacterium genome encodes:
- a CDS encoding BolA family transcriptional regulator yields the protein MNPPSLADEMRARLGVLAPTAVAIDDESALHAGHAGAASGGGHFRLALTSAAFAGHATVARHRMVYAALGDLMRGRIHALAIQARAPGEPGAA from the coding sequence ATGAATCCCCCGAGCCTCGCCGACGAGATGCGCGCCCGTCTCGGCGTTCTGGCCCCGACAGCAGTCGCAATCGACGACGAGAGCGCACTGCATGCAGGGCATGCCGGTGCTGCGTCCGGCGGCGGGCACTTCCGCCTGGCGCTGACCAGCGCAGCCTTCGCCGGACACGCTACGGTCGCCCGCCATCGGATGGTCTATGCCGCGCTCGGCGACCTGATGCGCGGACGCATCCACGCGCTGGCGATCCAGGCCAGGGCGCCGGGCGAACCCGGCGCCGCCTGA
- a CDS encoding septation protein A, giving the protein MKWLFDLFPVILFFAAYKLAGLYTATAVAIAATFVQIGWLRLRGRAIEPALWLSLGVIVVFGGATLLLHDEMFIKWKPTVLYLMFTVGLVVAHACFGRNPMRALMGSQITLPDGVWRGLNYAWAGFFAMLAVANILVAQNFSTDAWVNFKLFGVTALMLVFVFAQALVLSRYAEAADDTDGRSR; this is encoded by the coding sequence ATGAAGTGGCTGTTCGACCTTTTCCCGGTCATCCTTTTCTTCGCGGCCTACAAGCTGGCCGGCCTCTATACCGCCACGGCGGTCGCGATTGCGGCCACCTTCGTGCAGATCGGGTGGCTCCGGCTGCGCGGTCGCGCGATCGAGCCTGCGCTATGGCTGAGCCTGGGCGTGATCGTCGTATTCGGCGGCGCAACGCTGCTGCTGCATGACGAAATGTTCATCAAGTGGAAGCCCACTGTGCTGTACCTGATGTTCACGGTCGGGCTGGTCGTCGCCCATGCCTGCTTCGGGCGCAACCCCATGCGCGCGCTGATGGGCAGTCAGATAACCCTGCCTGACGGAGTCTGGCGCGGGCTGAACTATGCATGGGCGGGATTCTTCGCAATGCTCGCTGTGGCGAACATCCTGGTCGCGCAGAACTTTTCCACCGACGCGTGGGTGAATTTCAAGCTGTTCGGGGTCACCGCGCTGATGCTCGTGTTCGTCTTCGCGCAAGCGCTGGTCCTGTCGCGCTACGCCGAGGCTGCGGACGATACCGACGGGAGATCGCGATGA